Proteins encoded in a region of the Methanofollis tationis genome:
- a CDS encoding DHH family phosphoesterase — MSIQAAAERVAAQILATDFVEVYAHHDADGIAAAAILCQAMLRAGRRFRLRVRPGIGTEDIVHPDSTLLCDFGAGLADLPGTVMVVDHHVPHFEGPFHVNPRLAGIDGEQELTASGTAYLVAQEMGDNRDLAGLALLGVFGDGQKFSGMNLEILNEGIANGFVVPERGFALPGGSVREALMTAVTPYIPGISGDADKITRILEQAAGEEAIATDLLLSLLVLEAGEEAAPSVFSRLYGGRYRLEREVIDDARTLAAVIDGCGQQGRGGLAAAVCLRSPDLVTEAEEVAGAYRARVLAAVMAAERVEETGRIYRVADAGAASGVADCLANDVRQAAPVAVVAENGTCWQVSVRCPPGVDLDLEALLRRLAAEVGGSGGGHRSRAGARIPLDRIDEFEEGFLRGIAA; from the coding sequence ATGTCCATTCAGGCCGCTGCCGAACGGGTTGCCGCGCAGATCCTCGCCACCGATTTTGTCGAGGTCTACGCCCACCACGACGCCGACGGGATCGCCGCGGCGGCGATCCTCTGTCAGGCGATGCTCCGCGCCGGCCGCAGGTTCAGACTGCGGGTGAGGCCGGGCATCGGGACAGAGGATATCGTCCACCCGGATTCGACCCTGCTCTGCGATTTCGGCGCCGGCCTTGCCGATCTGCCCGGGACCGTGATGGTCGTCGACCACCACGTCCCGCACTTCGAGGGGCCCTTCCACGTGAACCCCCGCCTGGCCGGGATCGACGGCGAGCAGGAACTCACGGCGTCAGGAACTGCCTACCTGGTGGCGCAGGAGATGGGGGACAACCGCGACCTTGCAGGGCTCGCCCTGCTCGGGGTCTTCGGGGACGGCCAGAAATTTTCCGGGATGAACCTGGAGATCCTCAACGAAGGGATCGCAAACGGCTTTGTCGTCCCGGAGAGAGGGTTCGCCCTCCCGGGCGGTTCGGTCCGCGAAGCCCTCATGACGGCCGTCACCCCGTATATCCCCGGTATCAGCGGGGACGCGGATAAGATCACCCGCATCCTTGAGCAGGCGGCCGGGGAGGAGGCGATCGCAACCGATCTCCTCCTCTCCCTCCTGGTGCTTGAGGCAGGAGAAGAGGCGGCGCCGTCCGTCTTTTCGCGCCTGTACGGCGGGCGCTACCGGCTCGAGCGCGAGGTGATCGACGACGCCCGCACCCTTGCGGCCGTCATCGACGGCTGCGGCCAGCAGGGCCGCGGCGGCCTTGCCGCTGCGGTCTGCCTGCGCTCTCCAGACCTCGTCACCGAGGCTGAGGAGGTTGCCGGGGCCTACCGGGCGCGGGTGCTCGCCGCCGTCATGGCGGCGGAGCGGGTCGAGGAGACCGGGCGGATCTACCGGGTCGCGGACGCCGGGGCGGCGAGCGGCGTTGCCGATTGCCTGGCAAACGACGTCAGGCAGGCGGCGCCGGTGGCCGTGGTCGCGGAGAACGGCACCTGCTGGCAGGTCTCGGTGCGCTGTCCTCCCGGGGTCGATCTCGATCTCGAGGCCCTGCTCCGCCGCCTGGCGGCAGAGGTTGGGGGGTCAGGCGGCGGCCACCGGAGCCGCGCCGGCGCCCGGATCCCCCTGGACCGGATCGACGAGTTCGAGGAAGGTTTTCTCAGGGGGATCGCCGCATGA
- a CDS encoding GAF domain-containing protein, whose translation MIPPFPSLRLPERWQIPVLAVAGVGTLAATTMAAAAGVTAVVAQILYIPIILAVVWYRWRGLAVVVAITAAYIPILGWLTGFAFPVFPEAVARAGVMVAVAMVLAALSSHVSALARDYPGIFQHAGGGYIIVDQRSLAVLDLNLTAAEMIGFAPSEVVGRSFVSLFADPATAEGTAEALKAGQDLDVLEAALTTRGGGVRWVRIVSGSLPEERAVCTLLDISRQKEDERTMNALARLAGESPDPVLRIGRGGQILYANEAAMAVIGAEAPGEKSETRAALSRAAAEATATGDQVELEVQVGDGIFLITVFPIEGEDYVNLYGKDITGRKAAETAIRLNEQRLEALLRLDRMYDAPLKAITDYALSCAVSMTGSEHGYFAFLDPEERTLTIQSWSDRAVAACRVDHPKTAYPLAETGLWGEPVRQRRTVILNDYAAPLPLKKGTPPGHPAIRRFLSVPVFEGERIVAVAGVINKAAPYDEDDARQFSLLMTGMWGLVRRKQYSDDLKRSEALYRTVFEATGTATMILDGDGTVTHANARFRHFGYDPADIVGRSAWATIFSGPVHDLSGQYHQMRRNGADNLPPIYEGTVRDADGKERDALVTAAMIPETDLSVVSVMDITPLKEAEREIAARNRELAAFAEVSAITSSLLPLPERLDAALAKVLDLMDFEAGAIYLFEGEGDVGVRVSQRWPADMEAPYEIRRLAVPSEPQYSSDRPEGVPPHIRENFASCASIPLKVGDEIPGTLNMATRREHVFTTGEREFLETSGRAIGGAVLRARFSEGLERANADANLYLDIMMHDINNANTVAAGYCSLLLPRLAGKEHLMAKKVLSGVRQSIEIIMNVSTYRSLSQRATRVEPVPLDAVIRGEISRFSELDIRYAGTDAVVMADDLLSEVFTNLIGNAGKFGGPEVTVWIAVAKEDDTVAVTVADNGPGIPDDQKENVFGRFVRNAPRVSGKGLGLWICRTLAERYGGSITAGDRVPGRPGDGAAITLVLRRAED comes from the coding sequence ATGATACCCCCCTTTCCCTCGCTCCGCCTCCCGGAGCGCTGGCAGATTCCCGTCCTGGCCGTCGCCGGAGTGGGAACGCTGGCGGCGACCACAATGGCGGCCGCAGCCGGAGTTACTGCCGTTGTCGCCCAGATCCTCTATATCCCGATCATCCTGGCGGTCGTCTGGTACCGCTGGCGCGGGCTTGCGGTGGTGGTCGCCATTACCGCGGCGTATATCCCGATCCTTGGATGGTTAACCGGGTTCGCCTTCCCGGTATTCCCCGAAGCGGTCGCCCGCGCCGGTGTGATGGTCGCCGTCGCCATGGTGCTCGCGGCGCTCTCGTCCCACGTGAGCGCCCTTGCCCGCGACTATCCCGGCATCTTCCAGCACGCCGGCGGCGGATACATCATCGTCGATCAGCGGTCGCTCGCCGTTCTGGACCTGAACCTGACGGCGGCAGAGATGATCGGGTTTGCGCCGTCCGAGGTCGTGGGGCGCTCTTTCGTCTCCCTGTTTGCCGATCCCGCAACGGCCGAAGGGACGGCAGAGGCGCTGAAGGCCGGGCAGGACCTCGACGTCCTCGAAGCGGCGCTCACGACGCGGGGCGGCGGCGTCCGCTGGGTCAGGATCGTCTCGGGTTCGCTCCCCGAAGAGCGGGCGGTCTGCACCCTCCTGGACATCTCCCGGCAGAAAGAGGACGAACGGACGATGAACGCCCTTGCCAGGCTCGCCGGGGAGAGCCCTGACCCGGTCCTCAGGATCGGACGGGGAGGGCAGATCCTCTATGCAAACGAGGCGGCGATGGCGGTCATCGGGGCCGAAGCGCCCGGGGAGAAGAGTGAAACACGGGCGGCACTCTCCCGCGCCGCCGCGGAGGCGACGGCCACCGGCGACCAGGTCGAACTCGAAGTCCAGGTCGGCGACGGGATCTTCCTGATCACGGTCTTCCCGATCGAGGGCGAGGACTACGTCAATCTCTACGGGAAGGATATCACCGGGAGAAAGGCGGCTGAGACGGCGATCCGGCTGAACGAACAGCGTCTCGAAGCCCTGCTGAGGCTGGACCGGATGTACGACGCCCCCTTAAAGGCGATCACCGACTACGCCCTTTCCTGCGCCGTATCGATGACCGGGAGCGAGCACGGGTATTTCGCCTTCCTGGACCCGGAGGAGCGGACGCTCACGATCCAGTCCTGGTCGGACCGGGCGGTTGCGGCCTGCCGGGTGGACCACCCGAAGACCGCGTATCCTCTCGCCGAGACCGGGCTCTGGGGTGAACCGGTGCGGCAGCGCCGCACGGTGATCCTCAACGACTACGCCGCCCCCTTGCCGTTGAAGAAGGGCACCCCGCCGGGCCACCCGGCGATCAGGCGGTTTTTAAGCGTCCCGGTCTTCGAGGGAGAACGGATCGTGGCGGTGGCCGGGGTGATCAACAAGGCCGCCCCCTATGACGAGGACGACGCCCGCCAGTTCTCCCTGCTGATGACCGGGATGTGGGGGCTGGTCAGGAGGAAACAATATTCCGACGACCTGAAGCGCTCGGAGGCCCTCTACCGCACGGTCTTCGAGGCGACCGGGACGGCGACGATGATCCTGGACGGCGACGGCACGGTCACCCACGCCAACGCGCGGTTCAGGCATTTCGGCTACGACCCCGCTGATATCGTCGGCCGGAGCGCCTGGGCGACCATCTTCTCCGGGCCGGTACACGATCTCAGCGGGCAGTACCACCAGATGCGCCGCAACGGTGCAGACAACCTGCCGCCGATATACGAGGGAACAGTCAGGGACGCCGATGGGAAGGAGCGCGACGCCCTGGTGACCGCCGCCATGATCCCGGAGACCGACCTGAGCGTGGTCTCGGTGATGGACATCACCCCCCTGAAGGAGGCTGAGCGGGAGATTGCCGCCAGAAACCGCGAACTCGCCGCCTTTGCGGAGGTCTCGGCGATCACTTCGTCGCTTCTGCCGCTCCCCGAGCGTCTGGACGCCGCCCTGGCAAAAGTGCTGGACCTCATGGACTTTGAGGCCGGGGCGATCTACCTCTTCGAGGGGGAGGGAGATGTCGGCGTCCGCGTCAGCCAGCGCTGGCCGGCCGATATGGAGGCGCCATACGAGATCAGGCGGCTGGCAGTCCCCTCAGAACCGCAGTATTCGTCAGACCGGCCTGAAGGGGTCCCGCCGCATATCAGGGAAAATTTTGCGTCCTGCGCCTCGATCCCGCTGAAGGTCGGGGACGAGATCCCCGGCACCCTGAACATGGCGACGCGAAGGGAGCACGTCTTCACGACCGGGGAGCGGGAGTTCCTGGAGACCTCGGGGCGGGCGATCGGGGGGGCGGTGCTGCGGGCGCGGTTCAGCGAAGGGCTGGAGCGGGCGAACGCCGACGCCAACCTCTACCTGGATATCATGATGCACGACATCAACAACGCCAACACGGTGGCGGCGGGCTACTGCAGCCTGCTCCTGCCCAGGCTCGCCGGGAAGGAGCACCTGATGGCGAAGAAGGTGCTCTCCGGGGTCAGGCAGAGCATCGAGATCATCATGAACGTCTCGACCTACCGCTCCCTGAGCCAGCGGGCGACGAGGGTCGAGCCGGTGCCGCTGGACGCCGTCATCAGAGGCGAGATCTCCCGGTTCTCCGAACTCGATATCAGGTACGCGGGGACGGATGCCGTTGTGATGGCCGACGACCTCCTCTCCGAGGTGTTCACGAACCTGATCGGGAATGCCGGGAAGTTCGGGGGGCCTGAGGTGACCGTCTGGATTGCGGTGGCGAAGGAGGACGACACCGTTGCGGTGACCGTGGCCGACAACGGCCCCGGCATCCCGGACGACCAGAAGGAGAACGTCTTCGGGCGGTTTGTGCGGAACGCCCCGCGGGTCTCGGGCAAGGGGCTCGGGCTCTGGATCTGCCGGACCCTCGCCGAGCGCTACGGCGGGAGCATCACGGCCGGGGACCGCGTGCCGGGCAGACCCGGGGATGGTGCGGCGATCACCCTGGTGCTGCGGCGGGCTGAGGATTAA
- a CDS encoding 30S ribosomal protein S3ae, whose amino-acid sequence MAKRKQVGKRVEGWKAKSWFKVYGPESFGKIYIGDTISADPSKVMGRVMQTTLGEISQDYAKQHIKMRFKVNSVAGDAAYTEFVGHEITRDYMRGLVKRKTSRIDAIILVPTKDNKKVRLTVTCFTINRANDSQVHAIRGAIMKTVAEQAAQMSFEEFSKMVVAGDLAKEAFKVVKAIFPVRRVEIIKSKVETPVVMAF is encoded by the coding sequence ATGGCAAAGAGAAAACAGGTTGGAAAGAGGGTCGAAGGCTGGAAGGCCAAGTCCTGGTTCAAGGTCTATGGCCCTGAATCCTTCGGCAAGATCTATATTGGCGACACGATCTCCGCCGACCCGTCCAAGGTGATGGGGCGCGTGATGCAGACCACGCTCGGCGAGATCTCACAGGACTATGCAAAGCAGCACATCAAGATGCGCTTTAAAGTGAACAGCGTGGCCGGCGACGCCGCATATACCGAGTTCGTCGGGCACGAGATCACCCGCGACTACATGCGCGGCCTCGTGAAGAGGAAGACCTCCAGGATCGACGCCATCATCCTTGTCCCGACAAAGGACAACAAGAAGGTGCGCCTCACCGTCACCTGCTTCACGATCAACCGGGCGAACGACTCCCAGGTGCACGCGATCCGGGGAGCGATCATGAAGACCGTCGCCGAGCAGGCGGCCCAGATGTCCTTCGAGGAGTTCTCCAAGATGGTCGTCGCCGGCGACCTCGCCAAGGAGGCCTTCAAGGTCGTCAAGGCGATCTTCCCGGTCCGCCGGGTCGAGATCATCAAGAGCAAGGTCGAGACGCCCGTCGTCATGGCCTTCTAA
- a CDS encoding DEAD/DEAH box helicase, giving the protein MTVIIAPQRGAYKLLMFDGRSVRETGVFELVKSARGYRPTDLKTKQPNRRNYQNVPTKKLIERLRKADVRITKPDPALLAFLGDFQITPSTVDLCRICLLEDRVTALSKKNAATFGRERICLECAEREIRREMGYLGRFGDRSVQHVRSLLESYRDVDRVLALLQPEQRDKGQTLFDRLEAVKPIETSHITQVDVPPAFAKVSGVEYLTPVQQLAVNAGLLEGEDLLVVSATASGKTFIGEMAGMKNLLEGRGRLLFLVPLVALANQKYLRFKERYKDLATVSLQVGASRLNLPETRPVGERSTRAQIVVGTYEGLDTVFRNGRDLKDIGTVVIDEVQNLEEPERGHRLDGLIARIKYTSPNAQFLYLSATIGAPSTLAHKLGARLVRYDSRPVPLERHLIFTEKKKKIQFITTMVREEFARRSSKGYRGQTIVFTNARARCHTLADAIGANLARPYHSGLTSQERRQVEDLFSSQKIACVVTTAALAAGVDFPASQVIFDALAMGIKWLTVQEFNQMLGRAGRPDFHDEGKVVILAEPGATYSRTSKATEEEMAIALLKGEMEEVAPVYGVEESSEEFAANAIVCKGDGAEIRRMEAVMVGTTEPVLDLLVSQRLVRWQKGHVDLTDLAMVMARHFIGVERLLLIKDLVGEKDDPLDILAEIDCTVRETEH; this is encoded by the coding sequence ATGACGGTCATCATCGCCCCGCAGAGAGGAGCCTATAAGCTCCTCATGTTTGACGGCAGGAGCGTGCGGGAGACCGGGGTCTTCGAGCTGGTGAAATCGGCCCGGGGCTACCGCCCGACCGACCTGAAGACGAAACAGCCGAACCGGCGCAACTACCAGAACGTCCCGACGAAAAAGTTGATCGAGCGCCTCCGCAAGGCCGACGTCAGGATCACGAAGCCCGATCCGGCCCTGCTGGCGTTTCTCGGCGACTTCCAGATCACGCCCTCCACCGTGGACCTCTGCCGCATCTGTCTCCTGGAGGACCGGGTCACCGCCCTCTCCAAGAAAAACGCCGCAACCTTCGGGCGCGAGCGGATCTGCCTGGAGTGCGCCGAGCGCGAGATCAGGCGGGAGATGGGCTACCTCGGCCGGTTCGGCGACCGGTCGGTCCAGCACGTCCGCTCCCTGCTGGAGTCGTACCGGGACGTGGACCGGGTGCTCGCCCTCCTCCAGCCAGAGCAGCGGGATAAGGGGCAGACCCTCTTCGACCGGCTCGAAGCAGTGAAGCCGATCGAGACCAGCCACATCACCCAGGTGGACGTCCCGCCGGCGTTCGCGAAGGTTTCCGGGGTGGAGTACCTCACGCCGGTGCAGCAGCTCGCCGTCAACGCCGGCCTCCTCGAAGGGGAAGACCTCCTGGTGGTTTCAGCCACGGCAAGCGGCAAGACGTTCATCGGCGAGATGGCCGGGATGAAAAACCTCCTCGAAGGCCGGGGGCGCCTCCTCTTCCTGGTCCCTCTCGTTGCCCTTGCAAACCAGAAATATCTCAGGTTCAAGGAGCGGTATAAGGACCTCGCCACGGTTTCCCTCCAGGTCGGCGCAAGCCGCCTCAACCTCCCGGAAACCAGGCCGGTCGGGGAGCGGAGCACCAGGGCGCAGATCGTCGTCGGCACCTACGAGGGCCTGGACACGGTCTTCAGGAACGGCCGGGACCTGAAGGATATCGGGACGGTGGTGATCGACGAGGTCCAGAACCTGGAGGAGCCCGAGCGCGGCCACCGCCTCGATGGGCTGATCGCCCGGATCAAGTACACCTCCCCGAACGCCCAGTTCCTCTACCTCTCGGCGACGATCGGCGCCCCGAGCACCCTGGCGCACAAACTGGGAGCGCGGCTGGTCAGGTACGACAGCCGCCCGGTCCCGCTGGAGCGCCACCTCATCTTCACCGAGAAGAAAAAGAAGATCCAGTTCATCACCACCATGGTGCGCGAGGAGTTCGCCCGCCGGTCCTCGAAAGGATACCGGGGGCAGACGATCGTCTTCACCAACGCCCGCGCCCGCTGCCACACCCTCGCTGACGCTATCGGGGCGAACCTTGCCCGCCCGTATCATTCAGGGCTCACCTCGCAGGAGCGCCGGCAGGTCGAGGACCTCTTCTCCTCGCAGAAGATCGCCTGCGTGGTCACGACGGCGGCGCTTGCGGCGGGCGTGGACTTTCCCGCTTCGCAGGTGATCTTCGACGCCCTCGCGATGGGGATCAAGTGGCTCACGGTGCAGGAGTTCAACCAGATGCTCGGCCGCGCCGGGCGCCCGGACTTCCACGACGAAGGCAAGGTCGTCATCCTGGCCGAACCCGGTGCGACCTACTCCCGGACCTCGAAGGCGACCGAGGAGGAGATGGCGATCGCCCTCCTGAAGGGCGAGATGGAGGAGGTCGCCCCGGTCTACGGCGTCGAGGAGAGTTCAGAGGAGTTCGCCGCAAACGCCATCGTCTGCAAGGGCGACGGCGCCGAGATCCGCCGGATGGAGGCGGTGATGGTCGGAACGACCGAGCCGGTGCTCGACCTCCTGGTCAGCCAGAGGCTGGTGCGGTGGCAGAAGGGCCATGTCGACCTCACCGACCTGGCGATGGTGATGGCCAGGCACTTCATCGGGGTCGAGCGCCTGCTCCTGATCAAGGATCTCGTCGGGGAGAAGGACGACCCCCTGGATATCCTGGCCGAGATCGACTGCACGGTGCGGGAAACCGAACACTGA
- a CDS encoding 30S ribosomal protein S15: MARMHARRRGKSGSVAPYRTEAPEWTGISADEAEKVVVDLRKKGKSSSEIGFVLRDKYGIPDVKLVAGKKIGEILSQNGLEQEIPEDLRNLIAKALGMRKHLAENKKDLHNKRQLQLTESKVRRLVKYYRSSGKLAKDWTYKPETAEILLSR; this comes from the coding sequence ATGGCACGAATGCATGCACGGCGGAGAGGCAAGTCCGGCTCAGTCGCACCGTACCGCACCGAGGCACCGGAATGGACCGGCATCTCGGCGGACGAGGCAGAGAAGGTTGTTGTCGATCTCCGTAAAAAAGGCAAATCCAGCAGCGAGATCGGGTTCGTCCTGAGAGACAAGTACGGCATTCCCGACGTGAAACTCGTGGCCGGGAAGAAGATCGGCGAGATCCTCAGCCAGAACGGACTCGAGCAGGAGATCCCCGAGGACCTCAGGAACCTCATCGCAAAGGCGCTCGGCATGCGCAAGCACCTTGCTGAAAACAAAAAGGATCTCCACAACAAGCGCCAGCTCCAGCTCACCGAGTCGAAGGTGCGCCGCCTGGTGAAGTATTACCGGTCGAGCGGCAAGCTCGCGAAGGACTGGACCTACAAGCCGGAGACTGCCGAGATTCTCCTCTCCAGATAA
- a CDS encoding KEOPS complex subunit Pcc1 has protein sequence MIGIIGLIRTESASATCVAGSLAPDNLPGMATAAEGGTVVFAIEGAALRTVTATVDDYLMNLAMAEEMCSLCRAGGLNDMTHLAG, from the coding sequence ATGATCGGGATTATAGGGCTGATCCGCACGGAGAGCGCCTCTGCGACGTGTGTCGCCGGCTCACTCGCCCCGGACAACCTCCCTGGCATGGCGACCGCCGCCGAGGGCGGTACGGTCGTCTTTGCGATCGAGGGGGCCGCCCTGCGGACGGTAACCGCAACGGTGGACGATTACCTGATGAACCTCGCAATGGCAGAAGAGATGTGCTCGCTTTGCCGAGCGGGCGGCCTGAACGATATGACGCATCTGGCAGGATGA
- a CDS encoding class I SAM-dependent methyltransferase, with the protein MKAAEILELESLTFVERSFADLADPDSALPAFFRRPDDGKLLVDEDEDLLAVAFRWDEKWIVANYLCHPVHEEAIDFFEETGGDLFMEEREVWARAVREYYSEAIRTGVRPAIEDIPPDRPEKCADLLKEVFGQQSGERCLDCCCGSGIGSAGLRSIGLNPLAFDHDQALLSLGFAQGRLDPCETACIDATMASAYFDPAPYGAALMLGTIHSFDREIWEGIVRDFLGLSERALLTVATKEEVDLVREWCEEEGRSPEVWENERDAVYDRWVCLT; encoded by the coding sequence ATGAAAGCAGCAGAAATACTCGAACTTGAGAGCCTGACCTTTGTAGAACGATCGTTTGCCGACCTCGCGGACCCGGACTCGGCCCTACCGGCATTTTTCCGCCGGCCCGATGACGGAAAACTCCTGGTCGACGAGGATGAGGACCTGCTCGCCGTCGCCTTCCGGTGGGACGAGAAGTGGATCGTCGCGAACTATCTCTGCCACCCGGTGCACGAGGAGGCGATCGATTTCTTCGAGGAGACCGGGGGCGACCTCTTCATGGAGGAGCGGGAGGTCTGGGCCCGCGCCGTGCGGGAGTATTACAGCGAGGCGATCCGCACGGGCGTACGGCCGGCGATCGAGGATATCCCGCCGGACCGCCCGGAGAAGTGCGCCGATCTCTTAAAAGAGGTCTTCGGGCAGCAGAGCGGGGAACGGTGCCTGGACTGCTGCTGCGGGTCGGGGATCGGTTCGGCGGGCCTCCGTTCGATCGGGCTGAACCCGCTCGCCTTCGACCACGATCAGGCCCTGCTCTCTCTGGGGTTTGCGCAGGGGCGCCTGGACCCCTGCGAGACGGCCTGCATCGACGCCACGATGGCCTCGGCCTATTTCGACCCGGCACCGTATGGGGCGGCCCTGATGCTCGGGACGATCCACTCGTTCGACCGCGAGATCTGGGAGGGGATTGTCAGGGACTTCCTGGGTCTCTCAGAGCGTGCCCTGCTCACCGTCGCCACGAAAGAAGAGGTGGATCTGGTCAGGGAGTGGTGCGAGGAGGAGGGGCGCAGCCCTGAGGTCTGGGAGAACGAGCGCGACGCCGTTTATGACCGCTGGGTCTGCCTGACGTAA
- a CDS encoding polymer-forming cytoskeletal protein: protein MESGVQDWLHQCSLPNGTDLQEHTLKTEMNIIIGDRCSIDYGLKGKDVIVCEFCTLNGSVVADGDVRIDNWCEINGDVIAGEDAYLGEGVKIHGRLVVRGDLDIGDKVQIDRGFEAKGWISIRNPMPVFIYLLLYVMTLLKIDNPDEIDSALDELFGEEDPEDETPLVIPPGSSLDMKVFSVPAAMRIGERCRLHGNIRANAVSVGEYTTIFGSLRAGGPITIGRKAQVHGNVEGGGEVRVAPAAHILGDVAGLSLSLHEDALVEGMIRAPNGVRIERGEDTA, encoded by the coding sequence ATGGAGAGCGGGGTTCAGGACTGGCTCCACCAGTGTTCTCTCCCCAACGGCACCGATCTGCAGGAGCACACCCTGAAGACAGAGATGAATATCATCATCGGGGACCGCTGCTCAATCGATTACGGGCTGAAGGGTAAAGACGTCATCGTCTGTGAGTTCTGTACGCTGAACGGCAGCGTCGTCGCAGACGGCGACGTCAGGATCGATAACTGGTGCGAGATCAACGGGGATGTCATTGCCGGGGAGGACGCCTACCTCGGGGAGGGCGTAAAGATCCACGGGCGTCTGGTCGTCCGCGGTGACCTGGATATCGGGGACAAGGTGCAGATCGACCGGGGGTTTGAGGCGAAGGGCTGGATCTCGATCAGGAACCCGATGCCGGTGTTCATCTATCTCCTCCTGTACGTGATGACCCTCCTGAAGATCGACAACCCCGACGAGATCGATAGTGCCCTGGACGAACTTTTCGGCGAGGAGGACCCCGAGGACGAGACGCCGCTTGTCATCCCGCCGGGCTCGAGCCTTGACATGAAGGTCTTCTCGGTGCCGGCGGCGATGCGGATCGGGGAGCGGTGCCGTCTCCACGGGAATATCCGGGCGAATGCCGTGAGCGTCGGAGAATACACCACAATTTTTGGGAGTCTGCGGGCCGGCGGCCCCATCACGATCGGGCGGAAGGCCCAGGTCCACGGCAACGTCGAAGGCGGTGGGGAGGTGCGCGTGGCCCCTGCGGCCCATATTCTCGGGGACGTCGCCGGGCTCTCTCTTTCTCTCCACGAGGACGCCCTGGTGGAGGGGATGATCCGCGCACCGAACGGCGTGCGCATCGAGAGAGGAGAAGATACAGCATGA
- a CDS encoding DUF7839 domain-containing protein, producing MSAMPGEDPLSVLLRSKREITRFQILVEVAEHQPAIRQQEIAAKMGVTPQAVSEYIRELADDGYVSAYGRGRYEVTKEGIEWVLTNAEVLENYARHVTRDVIQKVRVWPAIAAGPLKAGDQVGVYMQGGWLYASKEERSAMGEVIADADTGQDVGIARLAGLIDHTEGTVHVLKVPRIERGGSRKVDLDGLRSVLAGVGLVGIAGLEASVALAAVGRRPDISFGSREGVIEAAFHGVECAILIVDEEFTDFLKRLESAGLNYTIHDLILP from the coding sequence ATGTCGGCAATGCCAGGTGAAGACCCCCTTTCCGTGCTGCTGCGGAGCAAACGCGAGATAACCCGGTTCCAGATCCTGGTCGAGGTCGCCGAGCACCAGCCCGCGATCAGGCAGCAGGAGATCGCTGCGAAGATGGGGGTGACCCCGCAGGCGGTCTCCGAGTACATCCGCGAACTCGCCGACGACGGCTACGTATCGGCCTACGGCCGCGGCCGCTACGAGGTGACGAAGGAGGGGATCGAGTGGGTGCTCACCAACGCCGAGGTGCTGGAGAACTACGCCCGCCACGTCACCCGCGACGTCATCCAGAAAGTGCGGGTCTGGCCGGCGATCGCCGCCGGGCCGCTGAAGGCCGGGGACCAGGTCGGCGTCTATATGCAGGGGGGCTGGCTGTATGCATCGAAAGAGGAGCGAAGTGCAATGGGAGAGGTGATCGCCGACGCCGATACGGGGCAGGACGTCGGGATCGCCCGCCTTGCCGGGCTCATCGACCACACGGAAGGAACGGTGCACGTCCTCAAGGTGCCGCGGATCGAACGGGGCGGTTCGCGTAAAGTTGACCTTGACGGGCTGCGCAGCGTCCTTGCCGGGGTCGGCCTGGTCGGGATCGCCGGGCTCGAGGCCTCGGTGGCGCTCGCCGCCGTCGGCCGGCGGCCCGACATCTCCTTCGGCTCGCGGGAAGGCGTCATCGAGGCGGCCTTCCACGGGGTCGAGTGCGCCATCCTCATCGTCGACGAAGAGTTTACCGATTTTCTCAAACGGCTTGAGAGTGCGGGGCTGAACTACACGATCCATGACCTGATCCTCCCATGA